The genomic segment TTAGAAAAGATTTAAATAAAATTTTATCATTCATGTTTCTATCTCCTTCTCACATCAACAGGTAGCTAGTGTCCTGAGTCAAAAATTCGTCGAACAAATCCTGCTCTCCCGCAGACTATTTTGGCTTAGCTCAACCGGAGCCGGCCCGAGGGCCGGGGCACTTCGCTAGGCATCATAAGGCGGTGGTCTTTCCATGGGGCCAGGCGGAAAAAAACACCCCGCCGCGCATTGCGGAGTCCAAGCCCGCTCTTTGAGGTAAGCAATTTACCCGGCCGATGCTGCCGGCACTCATTGCCCCAGCCCCCGGGCCACGACAAAGGTTGTCGGCAAAATAAATTTTAAAACGAATTTCTGACTCAGGACACTAGAAGAAAAAAACTAATATGGTGTCCCTATATACTAAAAGAGAAAGGTCCATGCTTGTTAGACATCTTTATCGATGCTGATGGCTGTCCGGTGAAGCAGGAAGTCTATCATGTGGCAAAGCGCTATGGGCTCAAGGTCACCTTGGTTTCGAACTCGCGGATGGGGACCCCGCAGGAGGACTGGCTCGAAGTAGTTGTTGTGGATGGGCAGTTCAACGCGGCAGATGATTGGATTGCCGAGCATGTGAGCGAGAATGATATCGTGATCACTGGGGATATCCCCCTGGCTTCTCGGTGCTTGGAAAAGGATGCCCAGGTGCTCGGTCCGTCGGGTCGCATTTTCACCAAGGAAAGCATTGGCGAAGCCCTCGCGAGCCGGGAGCTTCTGTCCCACCTCCGCGATCTCGGGACCATAACAGGTGGGCCAGCTCCCTTCGAGAAACGAGATCGCTCCCGTTTCCTCCAGCGTCTCGACGCAACGATCCAGGTCCTCCGCAGAAGGAAATAGTCTATCGTCTTAGGGTTCGTGACTCAACAATTTACAAGATGCTAAAGAGGGAACGTATAGAGGGGACATCCTTTATTCTCAACTATTCCCATCGAAATTATCCACGGGTTAGCTGGCGGTATTTAATCCGGTGAGGCTGGTCGGCGGCGGCCCCGATCCTTCTCTTGCGGTCAGTTTCATAATCCGAATAATTTCCCGCAAACCAGACGACCTTACTTTCTCCCTCAAAAGCCAGAATGTGGGTGGCGGTCCGGTCCAGGAACCAGCGGTCATGGCTGATCACCACGGCGCAGCCCGCAAAGTTTTCCAAAGCCTCTTCCAGGGCCCGCAGGGTATTCACATCCAGATCGTTGGTCGGTTCGTCCAGCAGAATGACGTTTCCCCCTTCCTTCAGCATCTTGGCCAGGTGGACCCGATTCCGCTCACCTCCGGAAAGAAGCCCCACTTTTTTCTGCTGCTCCGTTCCGGTGAAATTGAATCGGGCCACGTAGGCGCGGGAATTGACCTCCCGGTTTCCAAGTTGAACCGTATCCCGGCCTCCGGAGATCTCTTCCCAGATGGTTTTTTCCGGGTTGAGCTGATCCCGGCTCTGGTCCACGTAGGCAAGTTTTACCGTCTCTCCGATCCGGAGGGCTCCACTGTCTGCTTTTTCCTGACCGGTGATCAAACGGAAGAAGGTGGTTTTCCCGGCGCCGTTGGGGCCAATGACTCCAACGATACCGCCCGGAGGAAGCAAAAAATTCATCCCTTCGAAAAGGAGACGATCGCCGTAGGCTTTGCTCAAATCCTTGGCCTCGACGACTAAGTTGCCCAAACGGGGTCCGGGGGGAATGTAGATCTCGAGTTCCTCCCGGCGCTTTTCCGTCTCCTGACTCAATAGGTTTTCGTAGGCGTTGATCCGGGCCTTTCCTTTGGCCTGGCGGGCTTTGGGGGCCATGCGGATCCACTCCAGCTCGCGCTGGAGGGTCTTCTGCAGGGCCGTCTCTGCCTTCTCCTCCTGCTGCAAACGGATCCTCTTCTGCTCCAGCCAGGAAGAGTAATTCCCTTTCCAGGGGATTCCGCGGCCCCGGTCTAATTCCAGGATCCAGCCGGCCACGTTATCCAGAAAATACCGGTCGTGGGTCACGGCGATGACGGTGCCCGGGTATTGCTGCAAGTGCTGCTCCAGCCAGCCTACGGTCTCGGCGTCTAGATTGTTCGTGGGTTCGTCGAGGAGAAGGATATCGGGTTTCTGGAGGAGAAGGCGGCAGAGGGCCACCCGCCGGCGCTCCCCGCCGGAGAGGACCCGCACGGGTGTATCCCCGGGCGGGCACCGCAGGGCATCCATCGCCATCTCCAACCGGCTATCCAGGTCCCAAGCCCCCAAGGCATCCAGCTTCTCCTGGACTTTCCCCTGACGTTCGAGGAGGCCATTCATCTCGTCATCGGACATGGGCTCGGCAAATTTCTCGTTGATGCTCTCAAATTCTTTCAGCAGGTCAACGGTCTCCCTGACTCCTTCTTCCACAATCTCCCGGACGGTCTTGGATTCATCCAGTTGGGGTTCCTGTTCCAGAAACCCGATGGAATAACCTGGCGAAAGAATGGCCTGTCCGACGAACCCTTTATCCATCCCAGCCATGATGCGGAGGAGGGAGCTCTTGCCGGACCCATTCAACCCGATGACTCCGATCTTGGCCCCGTAAAAATAGCCGAGAGAAATGTCCTGCAGGACCGGTTTCTTGTCATAATATTTTCCCACACCCATCATGGTATAGATGACCTTATCTGGCTTTTGGCTCATTGGATTTCAATCTCCCCAAACGTTTTTTCTGGAAATAGATTACAGAAAAATTCTAAATGCGCAATAAATCCCAATCTTGCTACAATGCTTAAGAGGAATTGGAAAGGGATTTGAAATCTATTTTAATCGGATTTTTGAGATATTCCAGCCTTTTAATCAAAGCCTCAAAGATAATTTCTGAAAGAAGGGGACGGAGGTTTTGTGAAAAGCATCTTGACATTGCCTTCCCGTTGAATATTTGTTATTTTTAGAGTAGGAA from the Deltaproteobacteria bacterium genome contains:
- a CDS encoding YaiI/YqxD family protein, which produces MLDIFIDADGCPVKQEVYHVAKRYGLKVTLVSNSRMGTPQEDWLEVVVVDGQFNAADDWIAEHVSENDIVITGDIPLASRCLEKDAQVLGPSGRIFTKESIGEALASRELLSHLRDLGTITGGPAPFEKRDRSRFLQRLDATIQVLRRRK
- the ettA gene encoding energy-dependent translational throttle protein EttA, whose amino-acid sequence is MSQKPDKVIYTMMGVGKYYDKKPVLQDISLGYFYGAKIGVIGLNGSGKSSLLRIMAGMDKGFVGQAILSPGYSIGFLEQEPQLDESKTVREIVEEGVRETVDLLKEFESINEKFAEPMSDDEMNGLLERQGKVQEKLDALGAWDLDSRLEMAMDALRCPPGDTPVRVLSGGERRRVALCRLLLQKPDILLLDEPTNNLDAETVGWLEQHLQQYPGTVIAVTHDRYFLDNVAGWILELDRGRGIPWKGNYSSWLEQKRIRLQQEEKAETALQKTLQRELEWIRMAPKARQAKGKARINAYENLLSQETEKRREELEIYIPPGPRLGNLVVEAKDLSKAYGDRLLFEGMNFLLPPGGIVGVIGPNGAGKTTFFRLITGQEKADSGALRIGETVKLAYVDQSRDQLNPEKTIWEEISGGRDTVQLGNREVNSRAYVARFNFTGTEQQKKVGLLSGGERNRVHLAKMLKEGGNVILLDEPTNDLDVNTLRALEEALENFAGCAVVISHDRWFLDRTATHILAFEGESKVVWFAGNYSDYETDRKRRIGAAADQPHRIKYRQLTRG